CAAGCCCTACGTCCCGTCAGGCATCTACCCGTTCGGTACGACTCCAGGAGGGGAGTACCGGTGCTTCGACTATCGAGAGAACTCACCCGGGCAGCCTGGTGTCGTCCTGGTGACGATTGAGATGGAAATCTACCATGTCGCCGACAGCTTCCGCGAGTTCTTGGAGGGTTTGCACGAGGTGCGCGACTGATTCATTGTCGACGCGATCGAACTGCTCGTACACTGTTACCGCGCCCCCTCGATAGGAAAGGGCGCGGCTCAAAACGGCGGGTTGTTCTGCGTGGAGGTGCGTATTCCGGCCATCGCGATCACTCGTTCCGGACGAAGCCGATCACCTGTTCCGGACGAAGCCGATCATCGGAGCGGAGCGACGCTGGTGCCCCTCACTTCTCCGGCTTCGGCTCGGTCGTCAACTTTCCATGCTGCTTGCGGATGGACTCGCCCATCAGCTTGATGCGGTGGGCGTTGTGGACCACCCGGTCGAGGATGGCGTCGGCGACGGTCGCATCACCGATGAGCGCGTGCCATTGCTTGGGATCGAGCTGGGAGGTGATGACGGTGGAAGCAGTTCCACACCGGTCCTCCAAGACTTCGAGCAGGTCCCTTCGCTCGTTGGCCGTCAGTGGCTCCAAGCCGAAGTCGTCGAGGATGAAGACGTGCGCCTTGGACAAGCGCTGCAGCACCGTGCGCCAGGTGCCATCGGCCCGCGCCTGGGCCAGCTCGTCGTAGAGCCGGGAGGCCCTGCGGTACACCACCGTGTAGCCTTCGCGGCACGCCTTGTTGCCCAGCGCGCACGCCAGGTAGCTCTTGCCCATTCCCGTCGGCCCGGTGAGCAGGACGTTCTGGTGGGCGGCCACCCAGCGGCACGAGGCCAGCTC
This is a stretch of genomic DNA from Archangium violaceum. It encodes these proteins:
- the istB gene encoding IS21-like element helper ATPase IstB; amino-acid sequence: MLMKQTLEKLKAMKLLGMASYLEGWLDVPPTQDVSASELLGLLVDAEWTQRENRKLSLRLKNAKLRQPACVEDIDYAHARGLTRAQVVELASCRWVAAHQNVLLTGPTGMGKSYLACALGNKACREGYTVVYRRASRLYDELAQARADGTWRTVLQRLSKAHVFILDDFGLEPLTANERRDLLEVLEDRCGTASTVITSQLDPKQWHALIGDATVADAILDRVVHNAHRIKLMGESIRKQHGKLTTEPKPEK